A window of Oxobacter pfennigii contains these coding sequences:
- a CDS encoding M15 family metallopeptidase produces MKKIVCLLAVTVLLSGCGNSAKDPSPAPTPTENPGSVVENTPKVTPKVAQHITDALIGAETLLVNGKQIVKNPDSILVLVNKERNLPSDWVPPDLVVPNVAFPFKEDAPRKYMRKEAAEALEELFELAQEDGIKLYAMSGYRSYETQQRLFNTEVKQSGEEAASKVVAVPGQSEHQTGLTMDVSSAGMNFTLEESFEDTKEGKWLKEHAKDAGFIIRYPKDKTHITGYSYEPWHIRYVGKEAAEFITAYDITFDEYYGMISNQ; encoded by the coding sequence ATGAAAAAGATAGTATGTTTATTGGCAGTTACAGTTTTATTGTCAGGATGCGGGAACTCAGCTAAAGATCCTTCACCTGCACCGACACCTACGGAAAATCCTGGAAGCGTGGTTGAGAATACGCCTAAGGTTACGCCGAAAGTTGCACAGCATATAACAGATGCCCTTATCGGTGCCGAAACCTTGCTGGTAAACGGCAAGCAGATTGTAAAGAATCCCGACAGTATTTTGGTTTTGGTAAATAAAGAAAGAAATTTACCTTCCGATTGGGTGCCGCCTGATCTTGTTGTGCCCAATGTTGCATTCCCCTTTAAAGAGGATGCTCCCAGAAAATATATGAGAAAAGAAGCAGCAGAAGCATTGGAAGAACTGTTTGAACTGGCACAAGAAGATGGCATAAAGCTTTATGCAATGTCAGGCTATCGTTCCTATGAAACCCAGCAAAGGCTTTTTAATACCGAGGTTAAGCAATCGGGAGAAGAAGCTGCCAGTAAGGTTGTTGCAGTGCCGGGACAAAGTGAACATCAAACGGGCTTGACTATGGATGTGTCAAGTGCCGGTATGAATTTTACCCTGGAAGAATCCTTTGAAGATACGAAGGAGGGAAAATGGCTTAAAGAGCATGCAAAGGATGCCGGCTTTATTATCCGTTATCCTAAGGATAAAACCCATATAACAGGCTACAGCTACGAACCTTGGCATATAAGATATGTCGGAAAGGAAGCTGCCGAATTTATAACGGCATATGATATAACCTTTGATGAATATTACGGTATGATATCAAATCAATAA